Proteins from one Nerophis lumbriciformis linkage group LG16, RoL_Nlum_v2.1, whole genome shotgun sequence genomic window:
- the ppid gene encoding peptidyl-prolyl cis-trans isomerase D encodes MSHPIPNNKPSNSDNPRVFFDVDIDGARAGRIIMELFADVTPKTAENFRALCTGEKGLGKSTGKPLHFKGCPFHRIIKKFMIQGGDFSNQNGTGGESIYGEKFEDENFHYKHDQVGLLSMANAGPDTNGSQFFITTVPTPHLDGKHVVFGQVLKGVGMVKMLESMDTKDDTPVKPCLIADCGEHKDGDSWGVAPIDGTGDTHPDFPEDSDVDFKDVDKVLSAAEDVKNIGNNLFKSQDWKAAVIKYSKALRYLEVCSEELEEDEEVVQKKLGPTVLSCYLNMAACKLKMQLWQEALDNCNEALELDQANTKALFRRAQAWQGLKELSQAMTDLKAAQGITPEDKAIINEMKRVQIKVQEEKEKEKKIYAKMFA; translated from the exons CCGGCCGAATTATCATGGAGCTGTTTGCCGACGTCACTCCCAAAACCGCCGAAAACTTCCGTGCCCTCTGCACCGGAGAAAAAGGCTTGGGCAAATCCACGGGGAAGCCTCTGCACTTCAAGGGATGTCCCTTCCACAGAA TTATCAAGAAGTTCATGATCCAAGGAGGCGACTTCTCCAACCAGAATGGCACCGGCGGTGAGAGCATCTACGGCGAGAAGTTTGAGGATGAAAACTTCCATTACAAG CACGACCAAGTGGGCCTGCTGAGCATGGCCAATGCAGGGCCCGACACCAATGGCTCACAGTTCTTCATCACCACCGTGCCCACGCCGCACTTGGATGGCAAACACGTGGTCTTTGGACAAGTGCTGAAGGGCGTGGGAATGGTTAAAATGCTGGAGTCCATGGACACAAAGGACGACACTCCTGTtaag CCGTGCCTCATTGCTGACTGCGGCGAGCATAAGGACGGAGACAGCTGGGGCGTGGCACCAATTGACGGGACCGGGGACACCCACCCTGACTTCCCAGAGGACTCAGATGTCGACTTTAAAGAC gtgGACAAAGTTCTGTCTGCAGCTGAGGACGTGAAGAACATCGGCAACAACCTTTTCaagagtcaagactggaaagctGCAGTCATCAAATACAGCAAAGCTCTCAG GTATCTGGAGGTGTGCAGCGAGGAGctggaggaggacgaggaggtGGTGCAGAAGAAGCTCGGACCCACGGTCCTCAGCTGCTACCTCAACATGGCTGCATGCAAACTGAAGATGCAGCTGTGGCAAGAAGCTCTGGACAACTGCAACGAG GCTCTGGAGCTGGACCAGGCCAATACCAAGGCTCTCTTCCGCAGGGCTCAGGCCTGGCAGGGCTTGAAAGAATTGAGCCAAGCCATG ACTGATCTGAAGGCAGCTCAGGGTATAACTCCAGAGGATAAAG CCATCATTAACGAGATGAAGCGAGTGCAGATCAAGGtgcaggaggagaaggagaaagagaagAAAATCTATGCCAAAATGTTTGCCTGA